The following coding sequences lie in one Chelonia mydas isolate rCheMyd1 chromosome 6, rCheMyd1.pri.v2, whole genome shotgun sequence genomic window:
- the LOC114021488 gene encoding platelet glycoprotein Ib alpha chain, whose amino-acid sequence MCFFTMLCPTSPHLALLALLSVAGAVGPGEPCQSEMNLIKDQLQVNCSRQGLSVVPPALPKNTGILLLSTNRLASVSTASFQHLPELAELDLSGNGLGALHTGPPLPLLQELVLSHNALGVLPTLQGLPALTRLALAHNNISELLPGAFRAVGQLKDLNLRGNQLRTLPEEVFEGLAGLKDLDLSDNALDELPRGLLTGLELETLRLSGNQLRTLPSGFFPEEHMFAFVFLAGNPWRCDCGLAYLRGWIADNDFSVYIEEQRSEGLQINNDPRSPMCDAPLRHRGSPVLEFKQACGKAGDADLDIDGTMTEEGTPVPSATVPSTNPISHHPEPANLPPWGCNKAGTP is encoded by the coding sequence ATGAACCTGATCAAGGACCAACTGCAGGTCAACTGCTCCAGGCAGGGGCTCAGCGTGGTGCCACCTGCCCTGCCCAAGAACACTGGCATCCTGCTGCTCAGCACCAACCGCCTGGCGTCCgtctccactgcctccttccagcacctccctgagctggctgagctggacCTGTCAGGCAACGGACTGGGTGCGCTGCACACTGGGCCCCCCCTGCCCTTGCTGCAGGAGCTAgtcctgtcccacaatgccctggggGTCCTGCCCACCCTGCAGGGCCTGCCTGCCCTCACCCGCCTGGCCCTGGCTCACAACAACATTTCAGAGCTGCTGCCAGGGGCCTTCCGGGCTGTGGGGCAGCTGAAGGATCTGAATCTACGGGGGAACCAGCTGCGGACGCTGCCAGAAGAGGTCTTTGAGGGCCTGGCCGGGTTGAAGGACCTGGATCTGTCTGATAACGCCCTGGACGAGCTGCCACGGGGGCTGCTgactgggctggagctggagacACTGAGGCTGTCAGGGAACCAGCTCCGCACTCTGCCCAGCGGCTTCTTTCCCGAGGAGCACATGTTCGCCTTCGTCTTCCTGGCAGGGAACCCCTGGCGCTGTGACTGTGGCCTGGCCTATCTGCGGGGCTGGATCGCGGACAATGACTTCAGCGTCTACATCGAGGAGCAGAGGTCAGAAGGGCTGCAGATCAACAATGATCCCCGCAGCCCCATGTGCGATGCGCCCCTCAGACACCGAGGGAGCCCCGTCCTCGAGTTCAAGCAGGCCTGCGGCAAAGCAGGGGACGCAGACTTGGATATTGATGGGACAATGACAGAGGAGGgaacccctgtgccctctgctacTGTCCCCTCCACCAACCCCATCTCCCACCATCCTGAGCCAGCCAATCTCCCACCCTGGGGCTGTAACAAAGCTGGCACCCCCTAG